One window from the genome of Acinetobacter sp. ANC 7912 encodes:
- a CDS encoding DUF2523 family protein produces MSLSSLLQDLQKGALKNILTGAGVALTTSSISYIAFQQAVNAVQQQSYGIPGDLIAILHLAGFDIFFSTVLAAIVTRLSLNAGNLALKKI; encoded by the coding sequence ATGAGTTTATCTTCTTTATTACAGGATTTACAAAAGGGCGCTCTTAAAAATATCCTGACTGGTGCTGGTGTTGCTCTTACAACTTCATCAATTTCTTACATTGCTTTTCAACAGGCGGTTAATGCTGTTCAACAACAATCTTACGGTATACCCGGTGATTTGATTGCGATTCTACACTTAGCCGGATTTGATATTTTCTTTTCAACTGTACTTGCTGCAATCGTGACAAGGCTATCACTGAATGCTGGCAACTTGGCATTAAAGAAGATTTAA
- a CDS encoding zonular occludens toxin domain-containing protein → MIRLDTGTPGAGKTLINVRDIVQLEKTNQKNIILNPKIYETNLKLIQDKSLSDEFAYCVRKVGQGVDLKDEVFHFDNNYFDFLKSSERIEDYFYRSIFYNEIIERVNKEHNLSLNKVRPVRTIYTNIAGLEIDTVRPIPSDADWRKLPDGSYVVYDEIQNIPIFSSENRGVDPIVKDLTIHRHRGFDIVGITQFPDLVRKEFRALVGHHRHLVNSFGLKRSTQYEWSTCKIDPNAFKNKATAEIKDTFAFPPDLYKYYRSSTAHTHKRRLPWRFIMILSAVLIACISLFTCTFSKENNVVRQIATGTPHDSAKPSSDKSDSKQSPATTETGSEKVQGENDNPLNTSNNESTLDIEPAYDPADPFGYQPVQFVQPTSIRVFSGCFCSKKSCKAYDQQGTQINGIDPKLCKGLMEDSSNRPYNYFKQQASSNQTTNSGQQPQSAAPQTENALPVQESSA, encoded by the coding sequence ATGATTCGTTTAGATACAGGAACACCAGGTGCAGGCAAAACGTTAATTAACGTTCGTGATATTGTTCAATTAGAAAAAACTAATCAAAAAAATATCATTCTTAATCCAAAAATATATGAAACTAATTTAAAGCTTATCCAGGATAAAAGTTTATCTGACGAATTTGCTTATTGTGTTCGAAAAGTTGGTCAAGGTGTTGATTTAAAAGATGAAGTTTTTCATTTTGATAATAATTACTTTGATTTTTTAAAATCATCAGAACGTATTGAAGATTATTTTTATCGCTCTATTTTTTATAATGAAATTATTGAACGAGTTAATAAAGAACATAATCTTTCTTTAAATAAAGTCCGACCTGTTAGAACTATCTATACCAATATCGCTGGCTTAGAAATTGATACAGTCCGTCCTATTCCATCAGATGCAGACTGGCGCAAGCTCCCAGATGGCTCTTATGTTGTTTATGATGAAATCCAGAATATTCCTATATTTTCATCTGAAAATAGGGGAGTTGATCCAATTGTTAAAGACTTAACTATTCATCGTCATCGTGGTTTTGACATTGTTGGTATTACTCAATTTCCTGATCTTGTTCGAAAAGAATTTAGGGCTTTAGTTGGTCATCATCGTCATTTGGTCAATTCTTTTGGTCTTAAACGCTCTACACAATATGAATGGTCAACCTGCAAGATTGATCCGAATGCGTTTAAGAATAAGGCAACAGCCGAAATTAAAGATACTTTTGCCTTTCCACCTGATCTTTATAAATATTACCGTTCTTCAACTGCTCATACACATAAGCGTCGATTGCCTTGGCGCTTTATTATGATTTTATCTGCTGTCTTAATTGCTTGTATTTCCTTATTTACCTGTACTTTTTCAAAGGAAAATAACGTAGTTAGACAGATTGCTACAGGTACTCCACATGATTCAGCCAAACCATCAAGCGATAAATCTGATTCTAAGCAATCACCAGCAACAACAGAAACAGGCTCTGAGAAAGTTCAGGGGGAAAATGACAATCCTCTTAATACTTCTAACAATGAATCTACTCTGGATATTGAGCCAGCTTATGACCCTGCCGATCCATTCGGCTATCAGCCTGTTCAGTTCGTTCAGCCTACAAGTATTCGGGTTTTTTCTGGTTGTTTTTGTAGCAAGAAATCATGTAAAGCTTATGACCAGCAGGGAACACAAATTAACGGAATTGATCCAAAACTCTGCAAAGGACTTATGGAAGACAGTTCAAACAGACCATATAACTATTTCAAACAACAGGCCTCAAGCAATCAAACGACTAATTCAGGTCAGCAACCACAATCAGCAGCTCCGCAAACTGAAAACGCTTTACCTGTTCAAGAATCATCTGCTTGA
- a CDS encoding virulence factor TspB C-terminal domain-related protein: protein MKKFLTVLLTFTLYFNLFTTAHAANVGGWTLGGGVAQGASTVYEGTKRVVIDGVDYIKKGTAKITPPASGVAKVLARGAAGYALSVAVEQLLGSVDWVLDPENNAIKYFPEVSDCQSSGCPHAQKVFTVYGDDRQRYLFDSLTTACAFVATQSNQRDYTLISTNMANAENGNCYFHSKRYPDLRNWDLNYQIPYVSNPAYNPNAEREEKSIPLETVAQQVISNAESGDASAQVATTAAAADIVAEAEKDDAKARPIVQQLEASAQTKPADEAAAEKANEATGEAKPNTANPEATDLSIEFPVFCGWAPLVCEAAQVVISFPQTLTNWWETGKSKAEEWATSISEAWTAVKDWAKSEQQDDTELDIPEQEQPDIDTDIAFGGSCPSDREAEVNMGVGIIKLPISYEPICTTVSTAKPVLIFVGFFIAALIIGGVRSE, encoded by the coding sequence ATGAAAAAGTTTTTAACTGTACTTCTTACATTTACTCTTTATTTCAATTTATTTACTACGGCTCATGCTGCCAATGTTGGCGGTTGGACTTTGGGCGGTGGTGTTGCTCAAGGTGCTTCTACTGTTTATGAAGGTACAAAAAGAGTTGTTATTGATGGCGTTGATTACATAAAAAAAGGCACTGCAAAAATTACTCCCCCTGCAAGCGGTGTTGCTAAAGTCCTCGCTCGTGGTGCTGCTGGTTATGCTCTTTCCGTTGCTGTTGAACAGTTGTTAGGCTCTGTTGATTGGGTTCTCGATCCTGAAAATAATGCAATTAAATATTTTCCTGAAGTAAGTGATTGTCAATCTTCAGGCTGTCCACATGCTCAAAAAGTTTTTACTGTTTATGGCGATGATAGACAAAGATATCTTTTTGATTCTCTAACTACTGCATGTGCTTTTGTTGCAACTCAAAGCAATCAAAGGGACTATACCTTAATCAGTACCAATATGGCTAATGCCGAAAATGGTAATTGTTATTTTCATTCTAAGCGTTATCCCGATCTGCGTAACTGGGATTTGAATTATCAAATTCCTTATGTTTCAAATCCTGCTTACAATCCCAATGCAGAACGTGAGGAAAAATCTATTCCTCTAGAAACTGTTGCTCAACAAGTAATTTCAAATGCTGAAAGTGGTGATGCTTCTGCACAAGTTGCTACTACTGCCGCTGCTGCTGATATTGTTGCCGAAGCTGAAAAAGATGATGCAAAAGCTCGTCCTATCGTTCAACAGTTAGAAGCATCTGCACAAACAAAGCCTGCTGATGAAGCTGCTGCTGAAAAAGCCAATGAAGCTACTGGAGAAGCAAAACCTAATACAGCTAATCCTGAAGCAACCGATTTATCAATTGAATTTCCTGTTTTTTGTGGTTGGGCACCTTTGGTCTGTGAAGCTGCTCAAGTTGTTATCTCTTTTCCTCAAACTCTTACAAATTGGTGGGAAACAGGAAAATCAAAGGCCGAAGAATGGGCTACATCAATTTCTGAAGCCTGGACTGCTGTTAAGGATTGGGCTAAGTCAGAACAACAAGATGACACTGAATTAGATATTCCAGAACAAGAACAACCAGATATAGATACTGATATTGCTTTTGGGGGTTCATGTCCTTCCGATCGTGAAGCCGAGGTCAATATGGGCGTCGGTATCATCAAATTACCTATCTCTTATGAGCCAATTTGTACAACTGTTTCTACAGCTAAACCTGTGCTTATTTTTGTCGGTTTTTTTATTGCTGCATTAATTATTGGTGGGGTGAGATCAGAATGA